A window from Mycolicibacterium tokaiense encodes these proteins:
- a CDS encoding tripartite tricarboxylate transporter permease, producing the protein MGALPDALAAMMTWPFLVAFLIGCANGMLTGLLPGLGGSVGIALMIPFTYGMETTVAMGLFVAAIAGQSFTGSVSAILLNIPGSSPSAATTLDGYPLARQGRGGFAIGISASASFLGSLIGTVVLIALIPAVRPLVLSFSFPEFTLLGLLGLVIIAMASRGSMLKGIVAGLLGVLFSFVGFAPVGGDVRYAFDQPALFNGFEVVVVLVGMFAITEALELLRTNQTVARTGTPTKFGYRQLFEGVVYTLKQPFLLIRSSLIGTGIGIIPAVGGTVAAFLAYFQAARTVKNPKFGQGDPRGVLAPEASNDAKDSGSALPSLAFGIPGSSDWAIVMGAMVIHGLTPGPNLIRESPDIIWIAIAVLVAGSLLSSCLGLLFGPQLLHITRIKPAILSPMVLMLAVVGAFALNLSIIDVLVSIGFGLVAYVMRSVGMPLIPLILGFILGPLVERSYLQTISTYGGLQGFVTRPISVVLLLLIVAIIGYEVYSARRTASRASADLVRGVDSATRPWALAVMGAFGLVAVAALVMATEFSTDGATFPMITSVLLILLIGGYLLIATVPALRVRAGAVIADGGGMEHVVAHLEHGVAVRGDTAHDTASVDRPSEGSGGRSGARQPVQREFTQSPVVEERATAEESTGMQRRLRLSLTLVVAMLAITVLFGVEWAVPFTLFSFMKLVTKESWRTTVVTTILGSAVFYLAFHTFLGVPLEGGMLLSY; encoded by the coding sequence ATGGGTGCGCTGCCTGACGCGCTCGCCGCGATGATGACGTGGCCATTTCTTGTGGCCTTTCTGATCGGGTGCGCCAACGGCATGTTGACCGGGCTCCTGCCCGGGCTCGGTGGGTCGGTCGGGATTGCCCTGATGATCCCGTTCACCTACGGCATGGAAACCACGGTTGCCATGGGGCTGTTCGTAGCGGCAATCGCGGGGCAGTCCTTCACCGGTTCGGTGAGCGCGATCTTGCTGAACATCCCCGGGTCGTCCCCCAGCGCAGCAACCACACTCGACGGATACCCCTTGGCCCGGCAGGGACGGGGCGGATTCGCCATCGGTATCTCGGCCTCGGCGTCTTTCCTGGGTTCGTTGATCGGCACGGTGGTGCTGATCGCATTGATCCCCGCGGTCCGACCGTTGGTGCTGTCGTTCTCTTTTCCCGAGTTCACGCTGCTGGGGCTTCTCGGGCTGGTGATCATTGCGATGGCGTCGCGCGGCTCGATGCTCAAAGGCATCGTGGCGGGTCTCCTCGGTGTGCTGTTCTCGTTCGTCGGATTCGCCCCGGTGGGCGGGGACGTCCGGTACGCGTTCGATCAGCCCGCGCTGTTCAACGGATTCGAAGTTGTCGTGGTCCTCGTTGGCATGTTCGCGATCACCGAGGCGCTGGAGTTGTTGCGTACCAATCAAACTGTGGCTCGCACGGGAACACCGACCAAGTTCGGCTACCGGCAGCTCTTCGAAGGTGTGGTCTACACCCTCAAACAACCGTTCCTTCTGATCCGCAGCTCTCTTATCGGCACCGGTATCGGAATCATCCCGGCGGTGGGTGGGACGGTCGCGGCGTTCCTGGCTTACTTTCAAGCTGCTCGCACCGTGAAGAACCCGAAGTTCGGCCAGGGGGATCCGCGCGGCGTTCTGGCACCTGAGGCGTCCAATGACGCGAAAGACTCCGGATCAGCGCTACCCAGTCTGGCATTCGGAATACCGGGGAGCTCGGACTGGGCGATCGTCATGGGCGCCATGGTGATCCACGGCCTCACACCCGGGCCGAACTTGATCAGGGAGAGCCCCGACATCATCTGGATTGCCATAGCGGTGCTGGTGGCGGGCAGTCTGCTCTCATCGTGTCTCGGATTGCTGTTCGGTCCGCAGCTTCTGCACATCACTCGGATCAAGCCCGCCATTCTCTCGCCGATGGTTCTGATGCTGGCCGTGGTCGGAGCATTTGCCTTGAACCTCAGCATCATCGACGTGCTGGTGTCGATCGGTTTCGGGCTGGTCGCCTACGTCATGCGGTCGGTGGGCATGCCGTTGATCCCCCTCATCCTCGGTTTCATCCTCGGACCGCTGGTGGAACGGTCCTATCTGCAGACCATCTCCACCTACGGTGGTCTGCAGGGGTTTGTCACGCGGCCGATCTCGGTGGTGTTGCTCCTACTCATCGTCGCGATAATCGGATACGAGGTGTACTCGGCGCGCCGCACCGCCAGCCGGGCGTCCGCCGATCTGGTCCGCGGGGTCGATTCGGCGACGCGCCCATGGGCGTTGGCAGTGATGGGAGCCTTCGGGCTGGTGGCAGTCGCCGCACTGGTGATGGCCACCGAGTTCAGTACCGACGGCGCCACTTTCCCCATGATCACTTCCGTCCTGCTGATCCTGCTGATCGGTGGATACCTGCTCATCGCGACCGTGCCTGCGCTGCGCGTCCGTGCAGGCGCGGTGATCGCCGACGGCGGCGGTATGGAACATGTTGTCGCGCACCTCGAACACGGGGTAGCCGTTCGAGGCGACACCGCGCACGACACCGCATCAGTGGATCGCCCGAGTGAGGGGTCGGGAGGGCGCAGCGGGGCCAGGCAGCCCGTACAGCGTGAATTCACCCAGTCACCGGTGGTCGAGGAGCGTGCCACAGCAGAGGAATCCACCGGCATGCAGCGTCGTCTGCGGCTGAGTCTGACGCTGGTGGTGGCCATGTTGGCGATCACCGTCCTGTTCGGTGTCGAGTGGGCGGTCCCCTTCACCCTGTTCAGCTTCATGAAGCTGGTGACGAAAGAGAGCTGGCGCACGACGGTGGTGACAACGATCCTGGGTTCTGCGGTGTTCTATCTGGCGTTCCACACGTTCTTGGGAGTGCCGTTGGAGGGTGGAATGTTGTTGTCCTACTGA
- a CDS encoding xanthine dehydrogenase family protein molybdopterin-binding subunit: MIDDSASHSRHELRSVHADAYRTVGRSVRRRDLVEKVLGTAQYTVDVTMPGMLHAKVVRADRAHAEILGIDVSRALAMPDVTAVVTADDLQKLFPRFGHIISDHFILATGKVRYFGEPLAIVLAESRSAAADAVDLVDVSYEELPAVLSAEDALAGGAPLVHETAYAATADASFKELTDSEGDGGENELTNVAHEVEIGWGDVDAAFAEAHLIVEGTTRYPMLYAYAMEPYNAVASYGEDGLTVITTAQHPFMVRDDLARIFGLPLAKVRVSAPYLGGGYGSKSYTKVEPLAAVASWLVGRPVKLMLAVDEAIYTTRVDDAVVHVKSGFDADGRILAREFDITMDSGAYADNSPLVLTKSVNRCFGPYRVPNLRARGRSVYTNTAPASSYRGFGAPQGNLAGETNMDQAADRLGMSRADIRRLNLVRFGEEILPGNRGIDADLPADLDMVVGSLEDGRRDVPYYGVGFGAAASDAGAYPISTAQVRVETDGSVIVLSGSTEMGQGSKSLLAQIVAEEFGIDLQSVSVVQSDTSASSYERTTGASRTTTLAGLSVQRACADARGKLRAMAAELWSCDAAEVRDTAGGVTGPGGSSLGLGAVVRQWFGGSAGEVVGVGAVRREGATKKMPPFWETGMVGVAVEIDPETGYVTVDQLVTCADVGFAINPQAVEGQDLGAATQGLGAALYEELVYDGPQLANANVVDYRVPRAKDLARRVDLMIAERRDGIGPYGAKGAGEGQLNPIGGAVAAAVAQAIGRWPTRLPLTPERVWRLLNDLPETD; encoded by the coding sequence ATGATCGACGATTCCGCTTCGCACAGTCGCCATGAGCTTCGTTCGGTACATGCTGATGCCTACCGGACCGTCGGCCGTTCGGTGCGCCGGCGCGATCTGGTCGAGAAGGTGCTCGGAACCGCGCAGTACACCGTCGACGTCACGATGCCGGGCATGCTGCACGCCAAGGTGGTCCGTGCCGATCGGGCCCACGCGGAGATTCTCGGCATCGACGTGAGCAGAGCGCTGGCGATGCCGGACGTAACCGCCGTGGTGACGGCCGACGATCTGCAAAAACTCTTTCCGCGATTCGGCCACATCATCTCGGATCACTTCATCCTGGCCACCGGCAAGGTCCGCTACTTCGGCGAGCCCCTGGCGATCGTTCTTGCCGAAAGCCGTTCTGCAGCAGCTGATGCCGTTGATCTTGTTGATGTGAGTTACGAGGAGTTGCCGGCAGTCCTCTCGGCGGAAGACGCCCTGGCCGGCGGTGCACCTCTGGTGCACGAGACCGCGTACGCTGCCACCGCCGACGCGTCCTTCAAGGAGCTGACCGATTCGGAAGGGGACGGCGGTGAGAACGAACTCACCAACGTCGCCCACGAAGTCGAGATCGGGTGGGGTGACGTGGACGCTGCGTTCGCCGAGGCGCATCTCATCGTCGAAGGCACCACCCGCTATCCCATGCTCTACGCGTATGCGATGGAGCCCTACAACGCAGTGGCGTCATACGGTGAGGACGGATTGACCGTCATCACCACCGCCCAGCATCCATTCATGGTCCGTGACGATCTGGCCCGCATATTCGGGCTGCCCCTGGCCAAGGTGCGCGTGAGCGCACCGTATCTCGGGGGCGGCTACGGCTCCAAGTCGTATACCAAAGTGGAACCCCTGGCCGCGGTGGCATCGTGGTTGGTGGGCCGACCGGTGAAATTGATGCTCGCGGTGGACGAGGCGATCTACACCACGCGGGTCGACGATGCCGTGGTTCACGTCAAGAGCGGTTTTGATGCCGATGGTCGTATCCTGGCCCGTGAGTTCGACATCACCATGGATTCGGGGGCCTACGCCGACAACAGTCCCCTGGTGCTGACCAAGTCCGTCAACCGTTGCTTCGGTCCCTACCGGGTGCCGAACCTGCGCGCCCGCGGGCGCTCGGTCTACACCAACACCGCACCAGCGTCGTCCTACCGGGGTTTCGGTGCTCCTCAGGGCAATCTGGCCGGGGAGACGAACATGGACCAGGCCGCAGACCGACTGGGGATGTCCCGGGCGGACATTCGCCGCCTGAACCTGGTCCGATTCGGAGAGGAGATCCTGCCCGGCAACCGCGGCATCGACGCCGATCTGCCGGCAGACCTGGACATGGTTGTCGGCTCGCTAGAAGACGGCAGACGGGACGTGCCCTACTACGGTGTCGGTTTCGGCGCAGCAGCGTCCGACGCCGGGGCATACCCGATCTCGACCGCTCAGGTGCGGGTCGAGACCGACGGTTCGGTTATCGTGCTCTCCGGGTCCACCGAAATGGGACAGGGCAGTAAGTCGCTACTCGCGCAGATCGTCGCCGAGGAGTTCGGAATCGACCTGCAGTCGGTATCGGTGGTCCAATCCGACACGTCTGCTTCCTCATACGAGCGGACAACGGGTGCAAGCCGCACGACCACCCTGGCCGGATTGTCGGTACAGCGAGCCTGCGCGGATGCCCGCGGGAAGCTACGCGCGATGGCAGCCGAGCTGTGGTCCTGCGACGCTGCCGAGGTCCGCGACACCGCGGGGGGCGTCACCGGCCCGGGTGGATCTTCTCTGGGCCTCGGCGCGGTGGTACGTCAGTGGTTCGGCGGTTCGGCCGGTGAGGTGGTGGGTGTGGGCGCCGTACGTCGTGAAGGTGCCACGAAGAAGATGCCACCGTTCTGGGAGACCGGCATGGTGGGCGTTGCGGTCGAAATCGACCCAGAGACAGGCTATGTCACCGTGGACCAGCTGGTGACCTGCGCCGATGTCGGCTTTGCCATCAACCCGCAGGCGGTCGAAGGGCAGGATCTCGGCGCCGCGACCCAGGGTCTGGGTGCGGCGCTCTACGAAGAACTCGTCTACGACGGGCCCCAGCTGGCGAATGCAAATGTGGTGGACTACCGGGTGCCTCGAGCCAAGGACCTGGCACGCCGCGTCGACCTGATGATCGCCGAACGCCGGGACGGAATTGGACCCTACGGCGCCAAAGGCGCCGGCGAAGGCCAGCTGAACCCGATCGGAGGTGCAGTGGCCGCAGCGGTGGCGCAGGCAATCGGGCGGTGGCCGACCCGACTCCCCCTGACGCCCGAGCGGGTGTGGAGGCTCCTCAACGACCTGCCGGAGACGGATTGA
- a CDS encoding MFS transporter translates to MPHPTTRAQRPGPIIWVASLTAGLLTSGMQGIVPAIPAIRDHFGLDNFEISLITGVYLLPGVFSAFAAGWLSQRIGERPVVIGGLGVYGLGGVTLLVTHDLGTLLAVRFCQGIVFGALLSITVGIIGSVAPSGPMAHRGQSRRIVVMAASEALFPVAGGFLLAVSWYAPFAMQITTLPLAVVAWFVLPPRRPHASSPTGPAAAGVSVWKAPAIVGVQVLAAARFVFKFSMLTYAPVLAVDLVGMSPALLGQIIGVSSVLAVITALLSERMAARLRSSELILACMLLIAVSLILIGSAASVWVVAIGLLIYGVQDGVFGVAHNVLVNELAPVGSRMAYVGLTGTVRNAGKFLAPLLFGAGTLVLSLPDTFFAFAAVSVLSAVVAQRVARTQRALERAGPGESGG, encoded by the coding sequence ATGCCGCATCCGACGACGCGTGCGCAGCGGCCGGGGCCGATCATCTGGGTTGCCAGTCTGACGGCGGGCCTGCTCACCTCGGGCATGCAGGGCATCGTCCCGGCCATACCTGCGATCCGGGACCATTTCGGACTGGACAATTTCGAGATCAGTCTCATCACCGGCGTTTATCTGTTGCCCGGGGTGTTCTCGGCGTTTGCGGCGGGGTGGCTTTCCCAGCGCATCGGTGAACGACCGGTCGTGATCGGAGGACTCGGGGTGTACGGCCTCGGGGGAGTGACACTGCTGGTGACACACGACCTGGGCACGTTGTTGGCGGTCCGCTTCTGCCAGGGCATCGTGTTCGGGGCCCTGCTGTCGATCACGGTGGGCATCATCGGATCGGTGGCTCCGTCTGGACCGATGGCCCATCGTGGTCAGAGTCGGCGAATCGTGGTGATGGCGGCCTCGGAGGCGCTTTTTCCCGTTGCGGGAGGCTTTTTGCTGGCGGTGTCCTGGTACGCACCATTCGCAATGCAGATCACCACCCTGCCGTTGGCCGTGGTCGCGTGGTTCGTACTGCCTCCCAGGCGCCCGCACGCGTCCAGCCCCACGGGCCCAGCGGCTGCGGGGGTGTCGGTGTGGAAAGCGCCGGCAATCGTAGGAGTTCAAGTTCTGGCGGCTGCCAGGTTCGTCTTCAAGTTCTCGATGTTGACCTACGCGCCGGTGCTCGCGGTCGACCTGGTAGGCATGTCGCCTGCGTTGCTCGGCCAGATCATCGGTGTCTCCAGTGTTTTGGCGGTGATCACCGCCCTGCTGTCGGAACGGATGGCGGCACGACTCCGCTCGTCGGAGTTGATCCTGGCATGCATGCTGTTGATCGCCGTCAGTTTGATACTCATCGGCAGCGCCGCGTCGGTCTGGGTGGTGGCCATTGGTCTGCTGATCTACGGAGTCCAGGACGGCGTTTTCGGCGTCGCGCACAACGTTCTGGTCAACGAACTGGCCCCGGTGGGCTCGCGAATGGCATACGTCGGTTTGACCGGAACGGTGAGAAACGCCGGAAAGTTCTTGGCGCCGTTACTGTTCGGTGCCGGCACACTGGTCCTGTCGCTACCAGACACCTTTTTCGCGTTCGCGGCTGTCAGCGTACTGAGTGCGGTTGTGGCACAAAGGGTTGCGCGCACACAGCGCGCGCTGGAGCGGGCCGGACCAGGGGAGTCGGGAGGGTGA
- a CDS encoding tripartite tricarboxylate transporter substrate-binding protein yields MKNTLSQRQRRGLRALTVGLVTALSVTSCGGSNSESSAGGDGAAGAWTPDKDITWIVPYSAGGGFDVYARGISQVMQQTQTPDGVNIVIRNMPPLPQGITQMFNAKPDGYTVGILPMPAAIAQEIQDPDLARWKTRDFTVLGSVDENAYVVYVASDSPYQTIEDLQSAQGLRSLTVEEGSSSALAGVATIEALDLDANVTYGAEGSAEVVTGLIRGDADFIVYGSTDVTGFVESGDIRPVLFLGTEDQRPESLEWLADVPSADSKGFEDLGGAVTELRLIVAPPGLPEQQATYLRDAVYATMSSPEFAEWAKTADRPIIPRDWEAATEVMNAQIVQMEELVPSLTK; encoded by the coding sequence ATGAAGAACACCTTGTCACAACGGCAGCGTCGAGGCTTGCGTGCGCTGACCGTCGGACTGGTCACCGCGCTCAGCGTGACCTCGTGCGGCGGATCCAATTCAGAGAGTTCGGCCGGGGGTGACGGCGCAGCGGGAGCATGGACGCCCGACAAGGACATCACGTGGATCGTCCCGTACAGCGCCGGCGGTGGGTTCGATGTCTATGCCCGCGGCATCTCACAGGTCATGCAGCAGACCCAGACACCTGACGGTGTGAACATCGTCATTCGGAACATGCCCCCTCTGCCGCAGGGGATCACGCAGATGTTCAACGCCAAGCCAGACGGCTACACCGTCGGGATCTTGCCGATGCCGGCCGCCATCGCCCAAGAGATCCAGGATCCTGATCTCGCCAGATGGAAGACCCGCGACTTCACCGTGCTCGGAAGCGTCGACGAGAATGCCTACGTCGTCTACGTCGCGAGTGATTCGCCGTATCAGACCATCGAGGACCTGCAGAGCGCACAGGGCCTGCGTTCGCTGACCGTCGAGGAGGGGTCGTCTTCGGCTCTGGCCGGAGTGGCCACCATCGAGGCACTTGATCTGGACGCCAATGTCACCTACGGGGCCGAGGGCTCCGCAGAGGTGGTCACTGGGTTGATCAGGGGCGACGCCGACTTCATCGTGTACGGGTCCACAGATGTGACTGGGTTCGTCGAATCGGGAGACATCCGACCGGTGCTGTTCCTGGGCACCGAGGACCAGCGGCCCGAGTCACTGGAATGGCTGGCCGACGTACCGAGCGCGGACTCGAAAGGGTTCGAGGACCTAGGTGGTGCGGTGACCGAACTACGACTGATCGTGGCACCGCCGGGGTTGCCGGAGCAGCAAGCCACCTATCTGCGGGACGCCGTGTACGCCACGATGAGCAGCCCAGAGTTTGCAGAGTGGGCAAAGACGGCAGACCGTCCCATCATTCCGCGCGACTGGGAGGCGGCCACCGAGGTGATGAACGCGCAGATCGTGCAGATGGAGGAACTGGTTCCATCGCTGACGAAGTGA
- a CDS encoding dihydroorotase, translating to MLVQDGKIVGLVDGSLHIDADRTVDASGKVVLPGMVDVHVHTREPGFEHKEDIETTSRQAAVGGVTTIFGMPNLNPPTNDVETLTDVFERYSRTSIVDYNHNPAPTNYDQIQPMAEMGINAYKIYMVVDTGRTYPHPAGTGMHDHGHLLKMMDLIAKTGARFIIHPHDQALMDYIEGEYLARGENTPQAYASAYAARSGVIWDTAIDVCLRLAEASGCPIHIAHMQTKRSIDAVRRAKAAGVDVTCEVNHWAPFLSTWDDVERLGPYALSYWVPDEGREAIWEGMVDGTIDICSSDHAPHTREEKEIGWTKMWSCHTGTPGIQYYYPLLLDAVNKGHLTLDRVVSLVATRPAEAFGLWGTKGTIQVGADADLVVADMNSTWTIANDQVLSRCGWTPYDGREISANIDRTFVRGEEVFSGGEVIGKPGYGRLATVNR from the coding sequence GTGCTGGTCCAGGACGGGAAAATCGTCGGGCTGGTGGATGGTTCGCTGCACATCGACGCCGATCGCACAGTCGACGCCAGCGGCAAGGTGGTACTGCCCGGCATGGTCGATGTTCACGTACACACCCGCGAACCGGGTTTCGAGCACAAGGAGGATATCGAAACCACGAGCAGGCAGGCTGCCGTCGGCGGGGTCACCACCATTTTCGGTATGCCCAACCTGAATCCGCCGACCAACGACGTCGAGACCTTGACCGACGTGTTCGAACGGTACTCGCGGACGTCGATCGTCGACTACAACCACAACCCGGCGCCCACGAACTACGACCAGATACAACCGATGGCCGAGATGGGCATCAACGCCTACAAGATCTACATGGTGGTCGACACCGGGCGGACCTATCCACACCCGGCGGGCACGGGCATGCACGATCACGGGCATCTGCTCAAGATGATGGACCTCATTGCCAAGACCGGCGCCAGGTTCATCATTCACCCGCATGACCAGGCACTCATGGATTACATCGAGGGCGAATATCTGGCGCGCGGCGAGAACACGCCGCAGGCGTACGCGAGCGCCTATGCGGCCCGTTCGGGGGTCATCTGGGACACCGCGATCGACGTCTGCCTCCGGCTGGCCGAGGCGTCCGGTTGTCCGATCCACATCGCTCACATGCAAACCAAGCGATCCATCGACGCAGTGCGTCGGGCCAAGGCCGCGGGTGTCGACGTCACCTGCGAGGTGAACCACTGGGCACCTTTCTTGTCGACCTGGGATGACGTCGAACGACTGGGGCCCTATGCACTGTCCTACTGGGTGCCTGACGAAGGGCGGGAGGCGATCTGGGAAGGCATGGTCGACGGCACCATCGACATCTGCTCGTCAGACCACGCGCCGCACACCCGAGAGGAGAAGGAAATCGGGTGGACCAAGATGTGGAGCTGCCACACCGGCACTCCCGGCATCCAGTATTACTATCCGCTGCTGCTCGACGCCGTGAACAAGGGCCACCTGACGCTGGATCGAGTGGTTTCCCTGGTGGCCACGCGCCCGGCCGAAGCGTTCGGCTTGTGGGGTACCAAAGGCACGATCCAGGTGGGTGCGGACGCCGATTTGGTTGTGGCCGACATGAATTCGACTTGGACGATCGCCAACGACCAAGTGCTGTCCAGGTGCGGCTGGACGCCGTACGACGGGCGGGAGATCAGCGCAAACATCGACCGGACATTCGTCCGCGGTGAGGAAGTGTTCAGCGGCGGCGAGGTGATCGGCAAACCGGGATACGGCCGCCTCGCAACGGTCAACCGCTGA
- a CDS encoding GntR family transcriptional regulator, whose protein sequence is MARSAENALSDVDSQNLSQIAQSVRGTFQSVEGMTQAFIREAIMQGIFPPGQRLNLDAIAESLGVSRMPVRASLRQLENEGLVQINHHRGATVSVLRPEEINEIYELRILLETYLLKLAIPALDDALVDQLETIAHELEDTTELGKRLELRFQLYEKLYQRAERPRALAQVGMLRGSVGRYLLLQRVDEQHSHEELIAQLRARDSESAIAWLVIHLRKVSQKLQDIVAREEMATA, encoded by the coding sequence ATGGCGCGAAGCGCCGAGAATGCGTTGTCCGATGTGGACTCACAGAATCTCAGTCAGATCGCACAGTCTGTTCGGGGGACATTCCAGTCCGTGGAAGGCATGACCCAGGCCTTCATCCGGGAAGCGATCATGCAGGGCATATTTCCGCCGGGGCAGCGACTCAACCTCGATGCGATTGCGGAGTCGCTCGGCGTCAGCCGGATGCCGGTTCGCGCCAGCCTTCGGCAGCTCGAAAACGAGGGCTTGGTGCAGATCAATCATCACCGCGGTGCAACTGTCTCGGTGTTGAGACCCGAGGAGATCAACGAGATCTACGAGCTGCGTATTCTGCTCGAGACGTACCTGCTCAAGCTCGCCATTCCCGCGCTGGATGACGCCCTGGTCGATCAGCTCGAGACCATCGCGCATGAGCTCGAGGACACCACTGAACTCGGCAAACGGCTCGAACTGCGCTTCCAGCTCTACGAGAAGCTCTATCAGCGTGCTGAGCGTCCGCGCGCCCTAGCCCAGGTGGGAATGCTGCGCGGGTCAGTGGGCAGGTATCTCCTGTTGCAACGCGTCGATGAACAGCACAGCCATGAGGAACTCATTGCCCAGTTGCGTGCGCGAGACTCGGAATCGGCGATCGCCTGGCTGGTGATCCACCTCCGCAAAGTCTCGCAGAAGCTGCAGGACATCGTGGCTCGCGAGGAGATGGCGACCGCCTGA
- a CDS encoding LLM class flavin-dependent oxidoreductase — protein MPNSGPLSSVANINRAAVEAEEMGFDSIFLHDHVVWSTEMHRHHISSGAHEALDSDQSADFYEALTTIGYLAAKTSRVRIGVACLVMPTRNPIYAAKQLATLDHLSGGRLIAGVGLGSKASRESSEFDVFGVPFSARARMTDEFVEAMRAIWTQPLATFSGRHVEFKDAEIYPKPLQRPGPEVWVGGWTDAAARRTGRIGDGWVPGWLSPSEMARGAVIVRDTAMENDRDPSKITIAVEKLTVIDTDRDAAMARAIPTVQTSSQTYERDVDQIQFALDRHIFGSVDDVKRRVGEFVDAGVTHFELKFIYPTMDELTRQMELWAAEILPAFR, from the coding sequence GTGCCCAATTCCGGGCCGTTGTCCTCTGTAGCCAACATCAACCGGGCCGCGGTCGAAGCCGAGGAGATGGGCTTCGATTCGATTTTTTTGCATGATCACGTGGTGTGGAGCACCGAGATGCACCGTCACCACATCTCGTCCGGTGCACACGAGGCCCTCGACAGCGATCAATCAGCCGATTTCTACGAGGCGCTCACCACGATCGGATATCTGGCCGCCAAGACCTCGCGTGTGCGAATTGGTGTGGCGTGCTTGGTGATGCCGACGCGCAACCCGATCTACGCTGCCAAGCAACTGGCAACTCTTGATCACCTGTCAGGTGGCCGCTTGATCGCGGGAGTCGGTCTTGGGTCGAAGGCATCGAGAGAATCGAGCGAGTTCGACGTGTTCGGAGTCCCGTTCTCGGCACGAGCCCGGATGACAGACGAATTCGTCGAAGCGATGCGGGCCATCTGGACTCAGCCGCTGGCCACCTTTTCGGGACGGCATGTCGAGTTCAAAGACGCCGAGATCTACCCGAAACCCCTGCAGAGGCCGGGACCTGAGGTATGGGTCGGCGGATGGACAGACGCGGCAGCTCGGCGCACCGGGCGAATCGGTGATGGTTGGGTGCCGGGCTGGCTGTCGCCGTCAGAGATGGCTCGCGGTGCCGTGATCGTGCGGGATACCGCGATGGAGAACGATCGTGACCCCTCGAAGATCACGATAGCGGTGGAAAAGCTCACGGTCATCGACACCGACCGCGATGCGGCCATGGCACGAGCTATTCCCACTGTGCAGACCAGTTCTCAGACTTATGAACGCGACGTCGACCAAATCCAGTTCGCCCTGGACAGGCACATTTTCGGCTCCGTGGACGACGTCAAACGACGCGTGGGTGAGTTCGTCGATGCCGGCGTGACGCACTTCGAGCTCAAGTTCATCTATCCCACCATGGACGAGCTGACGCGGCAGATGGAGTTGTGGGCTGCAGAGATACTGCCGGCGTTTCGCTGA
- a CDS encoding alpha/beta hydrolase: protein MRTTPVTFYSEGERIAALWRTPDATDGPLRAIVQGPGWLGLKDAKLYVRYHEALTAAGFGVLVFDYRGFGDSEGDRGYLSPAWQLDDLINAVTYLTTRDDVISDAIGVFGTGGTGGGNAVLLAATDARIKAAVSQVPVADGDDWLHRMRSESDWLAFLADLEADRRTRVLEGAGRRVHPREEIMVPTAERRTTTVKADVDDRIPTSVPLSCAEEIRAYKPLAAAAGLTTPLLVIGVDKDATTPTDHAEALYEAAMGPKELIVQRHTTHYAAYDRYWEQTTPRIVEWFDRYVGGIDLEIRSRVDPSGSATVTTGEQS from the coding sequence ATGCGCACTACACCCGTCACGTTCTACAGCGAGGGCGAGCGGATCGCTGCGCTGTGGCGAACACCGGATGCCACCGACGGCCCGCTTCGGGCGATAGTGCAAGGGCCGGGTTGGCTCGGCCTCAAAGACGCCAAGCTGTACGTGCGCTACCACGAGGCACTCACCGCAGCCGGGTTCGGCGTGCTGGTGTTCGACTATCGCGGGTTCGGTGATTCCGAAGGTGATCGGGGTTACCTCTCGCCGGCATGGCAGCTGGATGACCTGATCAACGCCGTCACGTACCTGACCACTCGCGACGACGTGATCTCCGATGCCATAGGTGTTTTCGGCACCGGTGGAACCGGGGGCGGCAATGCGGTTCTGCTCGCGGCCACGGACGCCCGGATCAAGGCCGCGGTCTCGCAGGTGCCGGTTGCCGACGGCGACGACTGGCTGCACCGGATGCGGTCGGAATCCGACTGGCTCGCCTTCCTCGCGGACCTGGAAGCCGACCGCAGGACGCGGGTGCTGGAGGGGGCAGGCAGACGAGTGCACCCCCGGGAAGAAATCATGGTTCCCACCGCCGAACGACGAACCACCACAGTCAAAGCTGATGTGGACGACAGGATCCCCACCAGCGTGCCGCTGTCCTGCGCGGAGGAGATCCGGGCATACAAGCCGCTGGCGGCTGCGGCCGGCCTCACCACCCCCTTGCTGGTCATCGGGGTGGACAAGGACGCGACGACACCGACTGATCACGCAGAAGCGTTGTATGAGGCGGCGATGGGCCCCAAAGAGCTCATCGTGCAACGACACACGACGCACTACGCCGCCTATGACCGGTACTGGGAGCAGACCACGCCCCGCATCGTCGAGTGGTTCGACCGCTATGTCGGCGGGATAGATCTCGAAATACGAAGCAGAGTCGACCCATCGGGTTCGGCCACCGTCACGACAGGAGAACAGTCATGA